Within the Opitutaceae bacterium TAV5 genome, the region CAAATTCAAGGAAATCAACGAGGCGAACGAGGTCCTGAGCGACCCGGAGAAACGCCGGAAATACGACGAACTCGGCGCCAGCCGGGAGTACGGCGGCCCGGGCCCGGGCTATGCAGGCGCACAGGCGCAAGGCGGTCCGGGTGCGGAGTCAGGCCAGGAATTCCATTTCGGCGGCACCACCGGTTTCAGCGATTTCTTCGAGCAGTTTTTTGGCGGACACGCGGGTCCGGGGCACGCGGCCGGTTATGAGGACATGTTTCGCCGGGCCGGACAACACGGCGCCGCCAGCGGCGAATTTCGAATGCCCGGCGCCGACATCGAAGGCGCCATCCTGGTGACGCTGGACGAAGCCATGCGGGGTTCGTCCCGGCAGATATCGCTCCAGCGCCTCGATCCGGAAACCGGCAAGCCCGAGACCGAGACCTTCACCGTGCGCATTCCCCCGGGAGCGACGGAAGGCCGCCGGATTCGCGTGCCGGGCAAGGGCGGCCGTGGCACCGGTGGCGCCGAGCCTGGCGATCTCTTCCTGCGGGTCCGGCTGGCCGCGCACCCGGACTTCGAGGTGCGAGGGACGGACCTGTATCACGAACTGGAACTTACGCCGTGGGAGGCGGTGCTCGGCGCGCAAATCACCGTGCCCGCGCTGTCCGGAACGGTGAAAGTGCGTGTTCCGCCGGGCACGGGCAGTGACCGCCAGCTTCGCGTGCGCGGGCAAGGGCTGCCGAAGAACGCCGCGGGCGAGCGCGGGGATCTCTACATCATCGTGAAAATCCGTGTGCCGGCGGAAATCACCGCGGCCCAACGCGCCCTCTGGGAAAATCTCGCCCGCACTTCGCATTTCAATCCCCGGCAACACGCGCCCTGATCTCCGCAACCCGACACCGCCATGATCGCCGAAACCGAATCCTGCGCCCTGCAAATTTTCGAACCGGAGCCCGGCGCGATTTTTCCGATCGACACCGCCGCTCGTCTCGCCCGGATGTCGCGGCACAGCGTGCTCGTGTGTTGCCGGCGCGGTCTGGTCACGCCTCGCCTCGATCCTGTTTACGGCGGGTTCTACTTTGATCGGGACGCCATCCGCACGCTGCAGCGTATCGAGTATCTGCGCACCGCGTGCGGCGTGAACCTCGCCGGGATCGAAATCATCCTGAAACTGATGGCGGACGTGGAGGAATTGCGCGCCCTCGCGCGAATCTGAACCCGCGCCCCAAGGATACCGTCATGAACAACCTGCTCCCGCACCTCTATCTCGTCCGGCACGGTGAAACCGCGTGGTCGCTCGCCGGCCGGCACACGGGCCGTTCCGAACTGCCGCTCACCGGGCAGGGGGAACTCGAATCGCGCCTGCTGGGGGAACGGCTGGCCGGCGCCGTTTTCAGCCATGTATTCACCAGCCCGCGACTGCGGGCGCGCCGCACCTGCGAATTGAGCGGACTCGGCGCGGGCGCGACGATCGAGCCGGATCTGGCGGAGTGGGATTACGGCGATTACGAAGGGAAACGCGCCAGCGAGATCCGGGAGGAGCGCCCCGACTGGGATATTTTCCGGGACGGATGCCCCGGCGGCGAAACGCCCGCGCAGGTGTCCGATCGCGCGGACCGGCTCCTCGCGCGGCTCCGCCAGTTGCGAGGGGATATCGCGCTCTTCACCCACGGTCACTTCGGGCGGGTCCTCGGGGTGCGCTGGATCGGCCTGCCGCTGGCGCAGGCCCGGCATTTCCTGCTCGGCACCGCCTCGCTCAGTGTCCTCGGCCATGAGCACGGCCGGGACGAGGAACCGGCCATCGCCCTGTGGGGCGCGGTGTCCGGCGGCCTGCTCGACGCCGGGCGACGCCTGCGCGAGAATGAGGCCGGAATCCTGAAACAGCGTGCCATCGAACGCTGGGAAAATGAGGGAGGCGAGATTCCCGGCCTGCCGGCGAACCATCAGGGAAACCCCGATGCGCTTTAGGCTGGAAGCCCGACGACCTCGCCGGGCCTCCAGCCCGCTTCCGCGGGAAAACACAGACATGGACGGGCAAAGTGCCGGCCCGGATGGTCGCGGGGACGCACTTTGTGGGTAGGTTGGGGTCAACTCATCACATTATGCCAATCTCCACCGTAAATCCCTGCACCAACGAAGTCGTCAAAACCTTCGACGAGATGACGCCCGCCGCCATCGAAACCGCCCTCGCCACCGCCGACCAGGCCTTCCGCTCCTGGCGCACGACCCGTTATGAAGATCGCTCGCTCCTCCTCCACAAGGTCGCCTCGCTCCTGCGCGAGCAGAAGACCGAACTTTCCCGCCTGATCACCCTCGAAATGGGCAAGCTGATCGCCGAGAGCGAAGGCGAGATCGACCTGAGCGCGGACATCTTCGACTACTACGCCGACCACGCGCCCGGCCTCCTCGCCGACAAACCCGTCCCGACCAGACTCGGCGAAGCGTTCATCCGCCACGACCCGATCGGCGTCCTCCTCGGCGTCGAACCGTGGAATTTCCCCTTCTACCAGGTCGCGCGTTTCGCCG harbors:
- a CDS encoding molecular chaperone DnaJ; the encoded protein is MAVDFKDYYAVLGVSRDASQEEIKQAFRTLARKYHPDVAKDKETAEDKFKEINEANEVLSDPEKRRKYDELGASREYGGPGPGYAGAQAQGGPGAESGQEFHFGGTTGFSDFFEQFFGGHAGPGHAAGYEDMFRRAGQHGAASGEFRMPGADIEGAILVTLDEAMRGSSRQISLQRLDPETGKPETETFTVRIPPGATEGRRIRVPGKGGRGTGGAEPGDLFLRVRLAAHPDFEVRGTDLYHELELTPWEAVLGAQITVPALSGTVKVRVPPGTGSDRQLRVRGQGLPKNAAGERGDLYIIVKIRVPAEITAAQRALWENLARTSHFNPRQHAP
- a CDS encoding phosphoglycerate mutase, whose amino-acid sequence is MNNLLPHLYLVRHGETAWSLAGRHTGRSELPLTGQGELESRLLGERLAGAVFSHVFTSPRLRARRTCELSGLGAGATIEPDLAEWDYGDYEGKRASEIREERPDWDIFRDGCPGGETPAQVSDRADRLLARLRQLRGDIALFTHGHFGRVLGVRWIGLPLAQARHFLLGTASLSVLGHEHGRDEEPAIALWGAVSGGLLDAGRRLRENEAGILKQRAIERWENEGGEIPGLPANHQGNPDAL
- a CDS encoding MerR family transcriptional regulator — protein: MFPIDTAARLARMSRHSVLVCCRRGLVTPRLDPVYGGFYFDRDAIRTLQRIEYLRTACGVNLAGIEIILKLMADVEELRALARI